The stretch of DNA TCGGTCCAGCGTGGCTACTAGCTGATTGGAGGACTATGATGAAATTTGAAAGCTATCAATTTGACGACTTAACACCACGTCAAATTTATGAAATCTATCACTTGCGAGTGGCAATTTTTGTTGTCGAACAAAGTTGTGCGTACCAAGAAGTTGATGAGACGGATTTGTCGGCCAGACACTTACTCGGAACGGATGCCAACGGTCAGTTAGTTGCTTATGCACGACTGATGCAAGAACCGCAGCAACAGGCGCGTTTTGGCCGGATCATCGTGCGTAAAACTGCTCGTGGCGCCGGTAATGGTCAAGCGCTTATCAGAGCGGCCATCCACCAAATTCGTTGCTTGTGGCCAGCCACCACGCAAATCAACATTCAAGCACAGCATTATTTGGATCGTTTTTATCGGTCATTTGGTTTTGTGCCGGTCTCAGCAGTTTATTTAGAAGATGGCATTCCGCATCAAGATATGATCCTAAAAATTAATGATTGAACTTAGTGGCGGCGACCTAGTCTTATTTCCGGTAGCGGGAATTAAGCAAATTGAACGCTTAGTGACAGGTCACTATTTATAAACTAAATCATACTAAAAAATCGTTTTGAGCTTAAAGCTTGCAACGATTTTTTTGTGGGCGCAATCAATTGAAGTTGTCCTTGCAAGCGTTACACTTATAACCATTAAAGACTAAGTTTGGGGGAATGGGGCAATGACGACAACACAGAAACTAACGACAACGGCAATGCAAACTTTGGTAGGACAATTACAGATGGTTGGGGCAAAGGTACGGTTGGTCCCCATCGTACGGCTGATCATTGGATTTGAAAAGACGACTAAGTTGAGTGTGCCAGGAACCGCGATTCGCGCACT from Lactiplantibacillus brownii encodes:
- a CDS encoding GNAT family N-acetyltransferase, with protein sequence MKFESYQFDDLTPRQIYEIYHLRVAIFVVEQSCAYQEVDETDLSARHLLGTDANGQLVAYARLMQEPQQQARFGRIIVRKTARGAGNGQALIRAAIHQIRCLWPATTQINIQAQHYLDRFYRSFGFVPVSAVYLEDGIPHQDMILKIND